A region of Streptomyces cinnamoneus DNA encodes the following proteins:
- a CDS encoding SpoIIE family protein phosphatase → MSGPVRLFSESPEDPFSVSRAASAVLDQRGTVVGWGKRAEKLLGHRADEIIGRPAADVLVAPADRADVGEAVAACVGAPGWFGVVPVVCRDGTRLRLGVRARRVARSGGDCEWFLVGALAEDVVQWETDRSVLDGLFRRSPIGLAVMAPDLGVLRVNRAIAGIAGLPAEQIRGHRTGDFLVSQDAETVERRLRHVLETGRPMIFTEQPCRLRADPSQQRYVSVSAFRMEDSEGKTLGVTQLVEDVTERHRAQLRLALLNEAGARIGTTLDVPETARELAAVLVPELADCATVDLLEPVSRGEEPSPDGAGELRRAAAECVVEGADEVLYPVGGLITFPKETPQGRCLAEQRPILIPHVQGPTGLAAVAQERADRASELGVHSVMMVPLAARGLVLGFVTLWRARCPDAFVSDDLTLAGEFAARAAVCIDNARRYTREHEAALTLQCRLLPGEVPDLPAVEVSHQYTPAGAVEGVGGDWFDVIPLSGARVALVVGDVIGHGIDAAATMGRLRTAVHTLADLDLEPEEVLSHLDDLVHRLAEEQEASSRAFSNDQVTGASCLYAVYDPVSRCCTMARAGHPLPAVVTPGGGVSFPELPAGPPLGLGGLPFESMDLELPEGSLLVLYTNGLIQTRGNDIDVALARLSAELSARERPLPELSKAVVKALLPARPTDDVALLLARTRTLGEERVATWTLPAEASAASRARALMAEQLSAWQLDEMVFTTELIVSELVTNAYRYGGGPVTLRLIRGPRLICEVSDASSTAPHLRRARSTDEGGRGLFLVAQLTERWGTRYGRDGKTVWTEQAIRTGPGAAADLLQADVWGLSDM, encoded by the coding sequence ATGAGCGGACCGGTGAGGCTCTTCAGCGAGAGCCCCGAGGACCCGTTCTCGGTCAGCCGCGCGGCCTCGGCGGTGCTGGACCAGCGGGGGACCGTCGTCGGCTGGGGGAAGCGTGCCGAGAAGCTGCTCGGCCACCGGGCCGACGAGATCATCGGGCGGCCCGCGGCCGACGTCCTGGTGGCCCCCGCGGACCGGGCCGACGTCGGCGAGGCGGTGGCGGCGTGCGTCGGGGCCCCCGGCTGGTTCGGAGTGGTGCCCGTGGTGTGCCGCGACGGCACCCGCTTGCGTCTGGGCGTCCGCGCGCGCCGGGTGGCGCGGAGCGGTGGCGACTGCGAGTGGTTCCTGGTCGGCGCGCTGGCGGAGGACGTGGTCCAGTGGGAGACCGACCGCTCGGTCCTGGACGGGCTCTTCCGGCGTTCGCCCATCGGTCTCGCCGTCATGGCGCCCGACCTGGGCGTCCTGCGGGTCAACCGGGCGATCGCAGGCATCGCCGGCCTCCCGGCCGAGCAGATCCGCGGACACCGCACCGGGGACTTCCTGGTGAGCCAGGACGCGGAGACGGTGGAGCGGCGTCTGCGGCACGTGCTGGAGACGGGCCGGCCCATGATCTTCACGGAGCAGCCCTGCCGGCTGCGCGCCGACCCCTCCCAGCAGCGCTACGTCTCCGTCTCCGCGTTCCGCATGGAGGACTCCGAGGGAAAGACCCTGGGCGTCACCCAGTTGGTCGAGGACGTCACCGAACGCCACCGGGCCCAGCTGCGGCTGGCCCTCCTCAACGAGGCCGGCGCCCGCATCGGCACCACCCTCGACGTGCCGGAGACCGCCCGCGAGCTGGCCGCCGTGCTCGTCCCCGAACTCGCCGACTGCGCCACCGTGGACCTGCTGGAGCCCGTCAGCCGCGGCGAGGAACCCTCCCCCGACGGCGCCGGGGAGCTGCGCAGGGCCGCGGCCGAGTGCGTCGTGGAGGGGGCCGACGAGGTCCTCTACCCGGTGGGAGGGCTGATCACCTTCCCCAAGGAGACCCCGCAGGGCCGTTGCCTGGCCGAGCAGCGCCCCATCCTGATCCCGCACGTGCAGGGCCCCACCGGTCTCGCGGCCGTGGCGCAGGAACGCGCCGACCGGGCCAGCGAGCTGGGCGTCCACTCCGTGATGATGGTCCCGCTCGCCGCCCGCGGGCTGGTCCTGGGCTTCGTCACCCTGTGGCGGGCGCGCTGCCCCGACGCGTTTGTGAGCGACGACCTGACCCTCGCCGGGGAGTTCGCCGCCCGCGCGGCCGTCTGCATCGACAACGCCCGCCGCTACACCCGGGAGCACGAGGCCGCGCTGACCCTCCAGTGCCGTCTGCTGCCGGGCGAAGTGCCCGACCTCCCGGCCGTCGAGGTCTCCCACCAGTACACGCCCGCCGGGGCCGTGGAAGGCGTCGGCGGGGACTGGTTCGACGTCATCCCGCTGTCCGGGGCGCGCGTGGCCCTCGTCGTCGGCGACGTCATCGGCCACGGCATCGACGCGGCGGCCACGATGGGCCGGCTGCGCACCGCCGTCCACACCCTGGCCGACCTCGACCTGGAGCCCGAGGAGGTGCTCTCCCACCTGGACGACCTCGTCCACCGCCTGGCCGAGGAGCAGGAGGCCAGCAGCCGCGCCTTCTCCAACGACCAGGTCACGGGCGCCAGCTGTCTGTACGCCGTGTACGACCCCGTCTCCCGGTGCTGCACCATGGCGCGCGCTGGCCATCCGCTGCCCGCCGTCGTGACGCCCGGGGGCGGGGTGAGCTTCCCCGAACTGCCCGCCGGGCCGCCGCTGGGTCTCGGCGGCCTGCCGTTCGAGTCCATGGACCTGGAGCTGCCCGAGGGCAGCCTGCTGGTGCTCTACACCAACGGGCTCATCCAGACGCGCGGCAACGACATCGACGTCGCGCTCGCGCGTCTGTCGGCGGAGCTGTCCGCACGCGAGCGGCCGCTGCCGGAGCTGTCGAAGGCCGTCGTCAAGGCCCTGCTGCCGGCCCGCCCCACCGACGACGTGGCCCTGCTGCTCGCCCGGACCCGCACGCTGGGGGAGGAGCGGGTGGCGACGTGGACGCTGCCCGCGGAGGCGAGCGCCGCCTCGCGCGCCAGGGCGCTGATGGCCGAGCAGCTGAGCGCGTGGCAGCTGGACGAGATGGTCTTCACCACCGAACTGATCGTCAGCGAGCTGGTCACCAACGCCTACCGCTACGGAGGCGGCCCGGTGACGCTGCGGCTCATCCGCGGCCCCCGCCTCATCTGCGAGGTCTCCGACGCCAGCAGCACCGCGCCCCACCTGCGCCGGGCCCGCAGCACCGACGAGGGGGGCCGCGGGCTGTTCCTCGTGGCCCAGCTCACCGAGCGCTGGGGCACCCGCTACGGCCGCGACGGCAAGACGGTCTGGACCGAGCAGGCGATCCGCACCGGACCGGGGGCCGCGGCCGACCTCCTCCAGGCCGACGTCTGGGGCCTGTCCGACATGTGA
- a CDS encoding DUF1707 and FHA domain-containing protein, with amino-acid sequence MTTSPDFRTRVARPSEAERNQALEILRDGAGDGRLSHDTFIRRMNIVLTARNRAEIDQVMADLPARGRLSDVVLRAVARVAMLPVRVRRAWNTARLPGLRLPEPGTGPLHIGRSPLADLRFEDDTVSRRHAELRFLDDDWRLSDLGSRNGTYVNGLRIAGTVRVRPGDHVAFGSLGFRLSA; translated from the coding sequence ATGACGACGTCCCCTGACTTCCGCACCCGAGTGGCACGGCCGTCGGAGGCCGAGCGGAACCAGGCGCTGGAGATCCTCAGGGACGGCGCCGGGGACGGCCGGCTCTCCCACGACACGTTCATACGGCGTATGAACATCGTGCTGACGGCCCGTAACCGCGCCGAGATCGACCAGGTCATGGCCGACCTGCCCGCCCGGGGGCGGCTCTCGGACGTCGTCCTGCGCGCCGTGGCCCGCGTGGCGATGCTTCCCGTGCGCGTGCGCAGGGCCTGGAACACCGCGCGCCTGCCCGGCCTGCGCCTTCCCGAACCCGGCACCGGTCCCTTGCACATCGGCCGGTCCCCGCTGGCCGATCTGCGCTTCGAGGACGACACGGTCTCCCGGCGCCACGCCGAGCTGCGCTTTCTGGACGACGACTGGCGGCTGTCCGACCTGGGATCGCGCAACGGCACCTATGTCAACGGCCTGCGCATCGCCGGCACCGTGCGCGTGCGCCCAGGTGACCACGTCGCCTTCGGAAGCCTCGGCTTCCGTCTCTCCGCGTGA
- a CDS encoding GlxA family transcriptional regulator produces the protein MHRIGVLALDGVLPFELGIPARIFGAARSDRGDPLYSVTTCSLDGRPVRTQADFDIVVSEDASLLAAVDTVVVPPSHALGAVREEGRLSDGLRRAFEGVRPGTRMVGLCTGTFVLGAAGLLENRPVTTHWMEAGLLQRLFATTRVDPDVLFVDDGDVLTSAGVAAGVDLCLHIVRRDHGSAVANEVARACVVPPWRDGGQAQFIRQPVPGPSAGSTAPVRAWALEHLGEPLTLAGLASRAGMSVRTLTRRFRDEVGMSPGQWLAGQRVERARHLLETTDWPVDRIAHHCGFGTGTSLRQHLHSAVGVAPQAYRKTFRTAPAAV, from the coding sequence ATGCACCGCATCGGAGTCCTGGCCCTCGACGGCGTCCTTCCCTTCGAGCTGGGCATTCCGGCGCGCATCTTCGGCGCCGCCCGCAGCGACCGCGGAGACCCGCTCTACTCCGTCACCACGTGCAGCCTGGACGGCCGCCCGGTGCGCACCCAGGCCGACTTCGACATCGTGGTCTCCGAGGACGCCTCCCTGCTCGCCGCCGTGGACACCGTGGTCGTCCCGCCCTCCCACGCGCTGGGCGCCGTCCGGGAGGAGGGGCGGCTCTCCGACGGACTGCGCAGGGCGTTCGAGGGCGTCCGGCCGGGCACCCGGATGGTGGGCCTGTGCACCGGCACCTTCGTCCTGGGCGCCGCGGGCCTGCTCGAGAACCGCCCGGTCACCACGCACTGGATGGAGGCCGGGCTGCTGCAACGCCTCTTCGCGACCACCCGCGTCGATCCCGACGTCCTGTTCGTCGACGACGGCGACGTCCTCACCTCGGCGGGAGTGGCCGCCGGAGTGGACCTGTGCCTGCACATCGTGCGCCGCGACCACGGCAGCGCCGTCGCCAACGAGGTGGCGCGCGCCTGCGTGGTACCACCCTGGCGCGACGGCGGGCAGGCCCAGTTCATCCGGCAGCCCGTGCCCGGGCCCTCGGCCGGCAGCACCGCCCCCGTGCGCGCCTGGGCCCTCGAACACCTCGGCGAACCCCTCACCCTGGCCGGTCTCGCGTCCCGGGCGGGCATGAGCGTGCGGACCCTCACCCGCCGCTTCCGCGACGAAGTCGGCATGAGCCCCGGCCAGTGGCTGGCAGGCCAGCGCGTGGAGCGGGCCAGGCACCTGCTGGAGACCACCGACTGGCCCGTCGACCGGATCGCCCACCACTGCGGCTTCGGCACGGGCACGTCCCTGCGCCAGCACCTGCACAGCGCCGTCGGAGTGGCGCCGCAGGCCTACCGGAAGACCTTCCGGACGGCGCCGGCGGCGGTCTGA
- a CDS encoding NADP-dependent oxidoreductase gives MTTSDAPQVPRMRAVSQDAAGGPEVLGLITTDRPVPGPTEVLVKVHAAGVNPADWKIRARGAFAGGVTPPFVLGFDVSGVVEEVGAGVTVLQPGDAVHGMPRFPHPASAYAEYVTAPARHFARLPEGLDHIQGAALPLAALTAWQALVDTADVRPGQRVLVHAAAGGVGHLAVQIAKARGAYVIGTAREAKHDFLRSLGADELVDYTRQDFAEVLSDVDVVLDPIGGEYGARSLRTLRPGGTLVAILPPDDTFPAEEARAAGVRAVFMLVEPDRAGLEAIGDLVASGRLRVRVDAVVPLAEAARAHELGETNRVTGKIVLSVAD, from the coding sequence ATGACCACGTCCGACGCCCCGCAGGTTCCCCGGATGCGCGCCGTCAGCCAGGACGCCGCGGGTGGCCCGGAGGTGCTCGGGCTGATCACCACCGACCGTCCCGTGCCGGGGCCGACGGAGGTGCTGGTGAAGGTGCACGCCGCGGGCGTCAACCCGGCCGACTGGAAGATCCGCGCCAGGGGCGCGTTCGCCGGCGGCGTCACGCCTCCCTTCGTCCTGGGCTTCGACGTCTCCGGGGTGGTCGAGGAGGTGGGCGCCGGTGTGACCGTCCTCCAGCCGGGCGACGCCGTGCACGGCATGCCGCGCTTCCCGCACCCGGCGAGCGCCTACGCCGAGTACGTCACCGCGCCGGCACGTCACTTCGCCCGCCTGCCGGAGGGACTGGACCACATCCAGGGCGCCGCCCTCCCGCTGGCCGCGCTGACGGCCTGGCAGGCGCTGGTGGACACGGCCGACGTGCGGCCGGGCCAGCGCGTGCTGGTGCACGCGGCAGCCGGTGGCGTCGGCCACCTGGCCGTACAGATCGCCAAGGCCCGCGGCGCGTACGTCATCGGCACGGCCCGCGAGGCCAAGCACGACTTCCTGCGGTCCCTGGGCGCGGACGAACTCGTCGACTACACCCGGCAGGACTTCGCCGAGGTCCTCTCCGACGTCGACGTCGTCCTCGACCCCATCGGCGGGGAGTACGGGGCCCGTTCGCTGCGCACCCTGCGCCCCGGCGGCACGCTGGTGGCGATCCTGCCGCCCGACGACACCTTCCCCGCCGAGGAGGCCCGCGCGGCGGGCGTACGGGCGGTGTTCATGCTCGTCGAGCCGGACCGCGCGGGGCTGGAGGCGATCGGCGACCTGGTGGCCTCGGGCCGGCTGCGGGTGCGGGTGGACGCCGTCGTACCGCTGGCGGAGGCGGCCAGGGCCCATGAGCTCGGAGAGACCAACAGGGTGACCGGCAAGATCGTCCTCTCGGTCGCCGACTGA